In Candidatus Bathyarchaeota archaeon A05DMB-5, a single genomic region encodes these proteins:
- the thiI gene encoding tRNA 4-thiouridine(8) synthase ThiI, which produces MFNCILIHYGELGLKGLNRPFFEKKLIENIENALKNVEYETIRKVQGRIILELNEKSNVKIIEETLKKVFGIAWFAPCKTTDASSIDKIKELVRNNFSITAGTKTRVSANRADKTLPYTSMEVNRELGAYLVKQFKAKISLEEPETTIFVEIVRGKAYIFDRKVKGLYGLPSGVSGKVLHLLSGGIDSPVAAWLLMKRGCTVDFLHFHAFEQFDEAKLAKILNLAKVLTQYSFKTRTFFVPFYPFEAEAVEAPSRYRLVLFRRFMVKVAEEIAKKHSINALGSGENLAQVSSQTLENMAVISKATNIPILRPLLTYEKNEIVQLAKQIGTFEISIQPYKDCCSIFMAKHPTTKANLEIVESIEKRLNLKDAIEECLEKIEIINIEY; this is translated from the coding sequence GTGTTTAATTGCATTTTAATTCACTACGGAGAACTCGGACTTAAAGGATTGAATAGACCATTCTTTGAGAAAAAGCTAATTGAGAACATAGAAAACGCTTTGAAAAATGTAGAGTATGAAACAATTAGAAAAGTTCAAGGGCGAATAATTCTAGAATTAAACGAAAAATCAAACGTAAAAATAATTGAAGAAACGCTTAAGAAAGTTTTCGGCATAGCATGGTTCGCCCCTTGCAAAACCACAGACGCCTCCAGCATAGACAAAATAAAAGAACTTGTAAGAAACAATTTTTCGATAACTGCAGGCACAAAAACGAGAGTCTCAGCGAACAGAGCAGACAAAACCTTACCCTACACTTCAATGGAAGTTAACCGTGAATTAGGCGCCTATCTCGTGAAACAATTTAAGGCTAAAATCTCCTTGGAAGAACCAGAAACAACCATTTTTGTTGAGATTGTCAGAGGAAAAGCATACATTTTCGACAGGAAAGTTAAGGGACTGTACGGTTTGCCTTCTGGCGTTTCCGGAAAAGTTCTACACTTGTTGTCTGGCGGAATAGACTCGCCAGTAGCAGCATGGCTCCTAATGAAACGTGGATGCACTGTTGACTTTCTACATTTCCACGCTTTTGAACAGTTTGACGAAGCAAAGCTTGCCAAAATTCTGAATTTGGCGAAAGTCTTGACACAGTACAGTTTCAAAACACGCACATTTTTTGTTCCTTTTTATCCCTTCGAAGCCGAAGCCGTAGAGGCACCATCGAGATACAGACTTGTTTTGTTCCGCAGGTTCATGGTTAAAGTTGCAGAAGAAATAGCCAAAAAACACAGCATAAATGCTCTAGGAAGCGGCGAAAACTTGGCACAAGTCTCCTCGCAAACATTAGAAAACATGGCAGTAATCAGCAAAGCAACAAATATACCCATACTTAGACCGCTCTTAACTTACGAGAAAAACGAAATCGTCCAGTTAGCCAAGCAAATTGGTACTTTCGAAATTTCCATCCAGCCCTACAAAGACTGCTGCTCAATTTTCATGGCAAAACACCCCACAACAAAAGCTAACTTAGAAATTGTGGAATCAATCGAAAAAAGACTGAACCTGAAAGACGCTATAGAGGAATGTCTCGAAAAAATCGAAATAATCAACATAGAATACTGA
- a CDS encoding ABC transporter permease: protein MDAPFGLNIGGVNLSTGLYTIDSLLEGNIYKFVESLRYLFLPSLTLGLVLSGVFIRLTRSNMLETLRLDFVTAARARGLKERVVTYGYALRNAFLPVLTMMGLQFATLLGGAILTETTFSWPGLGRYIVDRINFRDYTAIQGAVVVFGIFVSIVSLVVDLLYAYLDPRIRL, encoded by the coding sequence ATGGATGCTCCTTTTGGATTAAACATAGGCGGTGTTAATCTCTCTACGGGTTTATACACTATTGACAGTCTTTTAGAGGGAAACATTTACAAGTTTGTGGAAAGTCTCCGGTATCTTTTTCTACCTTCATTAACCCTGGGTTTGGTGCTTTCGGGAGTTTTCATTAGGTTAACAAGAAGTAACATGCTAGAAACCTTGCGGCTTGACTTTGTAACAGCTGCAAGAGCAAGAGGGCTAAAAGAAAGGGTCGTAACCTACGGCTATGCTTTAAGAAACGCTTTTCTTCCCGTGCTGACCATGATGGGACTACAATTTGCAACGCTCCTCGGCGGAGCAATATTAACGGAAACCACTTTCTCTTGGCCTGGCCTTGGCAGATACATCGTTGACCGAATAAACTTCCGCGATTACACAGCCATTCAAGGCGCAGTTGTTGTTTTTGGAATTTTCGTCTCCATAGTCAGTTTGGTTGTTGATTTGCTTTATGCTTACCTTGACCCTCGAATACGCCTTTGA
- the hutH gene encoding histidine ammonia-lyase, which translates to MQVDGETLTIEDIVKVARENAKVVILEETKKRVKKSRMVLEKLVKEKRVIYGVNTGFGALSNITIQPDNIKQLQINLIRSHASGVGKPLSTDVVRALMLLRANTLAKGHSGVRLETLETLVEMLNKGVHPIVPAKGSVGASGDLAPLSHMILVLIGEGKAEYQGKTLSGKEAMQRAGIKPVQLDFKEGIALNNGTQLMTAIAALIVHDAENLIKTAEVATALSLEALLGVSDAFDEKIHNVRLHIGQMLTAKNIRKLIAESQLVQTGNEAMQKRQRPHDPYSLRCAPQVLGAARDAIAYAKKIVETEINSATDNPLIFPKEKACLSGGNFHGQPVSLAMDLLGIALAMVGNISERRIARLLDDKLNNGLPAFLIAPEAKAGVNSGFMTLQYTAAALASENKILAHPACVDSIPTSANYEDFVSMGVIAAEKAMQILENTEYIIAIELLCAAQAADFRGPEKLGKGTKKAYGLIRESVPMLKQDKVLSEDIEKIKQLLKETKF; encoded by the coding sequence GTGCAAGTTGACGGGGAAACATTAACAATTGAGGATATCGTCAAGGTTGCACGAGAAAACGCCAAAGTAGTAATTCTAGAAGAAACGAAAAAGCGAGTAAAGAAAAGCCGCATGGTTCTGGAAAAACTGGTCAAAGAAAAACGCGTCATCTACGGCGTGAACACAGGTTTTGGAGCATTAAGCAACATAACAATTCAACCAGACAACATAAAACAGTTACAAATTAACCTCATCAGAAGCCACGCATCTGGCGTGGGAAAACCTTTAAGCACCGATGTGGTGCGCGCTTTAATGCTCTTACGTGCAAACACCTTAGCTAAGGGGCACTCAGGCGTGCGCCTAGAAACTTTAGAAACGCTTGTTGAAATGCTTAACAAAGGTGTGCATCCTATAGTTCCAGCTAAAGGTTCAGTTGGCGCCAGCGGCGACCTCGCGCCTTTATCCCACATGATTCTTGTGCTCATAGGCGAAGGAAAAGCCGAATACCAGGGCAAAACATTAAGCGGAAAAGAAGCTATGCAAAGGGCTGGAATAAAGCCAGTCCAGCTTGATTTCAAGGAAGGAATAGCGCTTAACAATGGCACACAATTGATGACAGCCATTGCAGCATTAATAGTTCACGATGCTGAAAACTTAATTAAAACAGCGGAAGTTGCAACCGCCTTATCGCTTGAGGCTTTGCTTGGAGTCTCAGACGCTTTTGACGAAAAAATCCATAATGTCAGACTGCACATCGGCCAAATGTTGACGGCAAAAAACATTAGAAAGCTAATTGCTGAAAGTCAGCTTGTCCAAACAGGAAACGAAGCAATGCAAAAGAGGCAGCGTCCCCATGACCCTTACAGTTTAAGGTGTGCACCACAAGTTTTGGGCGCCGCAAGAGACGCAATAGCCTATGCAAAAAAGATTGTGGAAACCGAAATTAACTCTGCAACAGACAACCCTCTAATCTTTCCCAAAGAAAAAGCTTGTCTCTCAGGCGGAAACTTTCATGGACAACCAGTATCCCTTGCAATGGACTTGCTTGGAATAGCATTAGCAATGGTTGGCAATATTTCTGAAAGAAGAATTGCAAGGCTACTTGACGACAAATTGAACAATGGTTTACCGGCTTTCTTAATCGCACCAGAAGCAAAAGCAGGCGTGAATAGCGGTTTTATGACTTTGCAGTACACTGCTGCAGCTTTAGCCTCGGAAAACAAGATTCTAGCGCATCCCGCCTGTGTAGATTCTATTCCAACGTCGGCGAATTATGAAGATTTTGTTAGTATGGGAGTAATAGCAGCAGAAAAAGCCATGCAGATTTTGGAAAACACAGAATACATTATAGCCATAGAACTATTATGCGCGGCTCAAGCAGCAGATTTTCGTGGACCAGAAAAACTCGGAAAAGGAACCAAGAAAGCATACGGTCTCATAAGAGAGAGCGTGCCAATGCTCAAACAAGACAAAGTGTTAAGCGAAGACATAGAAAAAATAAAACAGTTACTCAAAGAAACCAAATTTTAG
- a CDS encoding ribonucleoprotein, whose protein sequence is MEPSKKPLNVLVKQLNAYIAVVLKNGCEYKGKMIKCDGHMNILLEGAAESKDDQLIANYGNLLLRGNNILYIMLDVH, encoded by the coding sequence ATGGAACCCAGCAAAAAACCGCTGAACGTGTTGGTTAAGCAACTGAACGCTTACATTGCAGTTGTGCTGAAGAACGGTTGCGAATACAAGGGAAAAATGATCAAATGTGATGGGCACATGAATATTCTTTTGGAAGGCGCAGCCGAGAGCAAGGATGATCAGCTCATTGCTAACTATGGAAATCTTTTGTTGCGTGGGAACAACATACTTTATATAATGTTGGATGTGCATTAG
- a CDS encoding ABC transporter permease encodes MLSRVIPGLTSLSKRGLAGWLVLFGAIIVTSIIVMTLIAPWVRPHDPSAIEVGPPLSPPSSQFPFGTTDMGGDMLSRVISGGGIMLQVAVLSVIICLAAGAPLGLFSSYVGGITDRVFCLVMDSVYAFPSLVLAIAIAAMLGKGVVNMALSIAVVYVPSYFRVIRSQVLSIKEMPYVEAARAAGAKSGTVLFRYILPNVVPSIVVILTVNFADAILTAAGLTFIGLGVPVDVPDWGWDLTNGRRLLNSGAWWVITFPGLMIILLALGFTFMGEGLSELLNPRLED; translated from the coding sequence ATGCTTTCAAGAGTAATTCCAGGCTTAACTTCACTAAGTAAGAGGGGCTTAGCTGGGTGGCTTGTACTTTTTGGTGCAATCATAGTTACATCTATCATTGTGATGACGCTCATTGCCCCTTGGGTAAGACCTCACGATCCTTCTGCTATTGAGGTTGGTCCGCCTTTGTCTCCGCCTAGCTCGCAGTTTCCTTTTGGAACTACTGACATGGGAGGAGACATGCTCAGCAGAGTCATTTCAGGTGGTGGAATAATGCTTCAAGTTGCTGTATTGTCTGTGATTATCTGTTTGGCGGCTGGTGCTCCGCTTGGTCTGTTTTCATCGTACGTTGGAGGTATAACAGACCGTGTCTTCTGCCTTGTAATGGATAGTGTTTATGCGTTTCCAAGCTTGGTTTTGGCTATTGCGATAGCGGCGATGCTGGGAAAGGGTGTTGTTAACATGGCTCTTTCAATAGCCGTGGTTTATGTCCCTTCTTATTTCAGAGTTATTCGAAGTCAGGTGCTCAGTATAAAGGAAATGCCCTATGTAGAAGCAGCAAGGGCGGCTGGAGCTAAAAGTGGCACTGTATTGTTTCGTTACATTCTTCCAAATGTTGTTCCATCCATAGTTGTGATTTTGACAGTAAATTTTGCAGACGCCATTCTAACGGCTGCTGGACTAACCTTCATAGGTTTAGGCGTTCCCGTAGATGTTCCAGACTGGGGATGGGACTTAACAAATGGACGAAGACTTCTGAATAGCGGTGCATGGTGGGTGATAACATTTCCGGGTTTAATGATAATTCTTTTGGCTTTAGGCTTCACGTTCATGGGAGAAGGACTTAGTGAGCTTTTGAATCCGAGACTTGAAGATTAG
- a CDS encoding sodium:calcium antiporter, producing MFEGLLVNVIILIVSLVTLDKASDWTITNSARVAEITGIGKTTVGFILVAFSTSLPELSVAIFAAVSGENVGVAIGNVLGSNIVNICLILGICFLIVVLKCPGYTCMYPTMAKEEIGSLYFGLFIASVIPLTLLYIGYASQYIGIILLTIFVFYLFQLSRVKKVKEESSLGSEKQKIGKYALLTFLGAAGVVASSYFIVDSASYIALSVGVPRVVIGATVVAFGTSIPELATSIDATRKGHLDMALGNIVGSCFINITCILGVTLAASALTVNMTVFSNLVMFSLITNLFLWYFLSSEKISWREGAVLLFMYSIFLAVTIGGYRT from the coding sequence TTGTTTGAGGGGCTGCTGGTTAATGTTATAATTCTCATAGTGTCGTTAGTCACTTTAGACAAAGCCAGCGACTGGACAATCACAAACTCCGCTAGGGTTGCAGAAATAACAGGTATAGGAAAAACAACCGTAGGATTTATACTAGTTGCATTTTCCACGTCTTTACCCGAACTCAGTGTAGCCATTTTTGCTGCAGTATCAGGAGAGAATGTGGGTGTCGCCATAGGAAACGTTTTGGGTTCAAACATCGTAAACATTTGCTTAATACTCGGCATCTGCTTTTTGATTGTGGTTCTTAAATGCCCAGGATACACTTGCATGTATCCCACCATGGCAAAAGAAGAAATAGGAAGCCTATACTTCGGACTTTTTATAGCTTCAGTCATCCCGCTAACTTTGCTTTACATTGGATATGCAAGCCAATACATAGGAATAATTTTACTGACAATTTTTGTTTTCTATCTTTTCCAGCTTTCCAGAGTAAAAAAAGTAAAAGAAGAAAGCTCCCTAGGCTCAGAAAAACAGAAAATAGGCAAATATGCACTTCTGACATTTCTCGGCGCCGCCGGCGTAGTAGCCAGCTCTTACTTCATAGTTGACTCCGCCTCTTACATAGCTCTCAGCGTGGGCGTGCCACGAGTTGTTATCGGCGCTACGGTTGTTGCTTTTGGTACAAGCATACCGGAACTGGCAACCAGCATTGATGCGACAAGAAAAGGACATTTAGACATGGCATTGGGCAACATTGTAGGAAGCTGCTTCATAAACATAACATGCATTCTTGGAGTAACCTTGGCAGCCTCAGCATTAACAGTTAACATGACTGTTTTCTCTAACTTGGTTATGTTCTCGTTAATAACAAACCTTTTCTTATGGTATTTCTTGTCAAGCGAAAAAATAAGCTGGAGAGAGGGCGCAGTTCTACTTTTCATGTACAGCATATTTTTGGCTGTTACAATCGGAGGCTACCGAACCTAA
- a CDS encoding serine/threonine protein kinase, with protein MLEAFGKPLGVGKEADVYDALNPEGEKIAVKFHRLGRISFRQTTRKRTYTTEHANWLFQSRLAAEKEFQALKLVFSHKVAVPEPISQNRHAIAMGMIEGAELAEWKEIPEPEKILKRILRNIRKAYSQAGVIHADLSEYNIILKPNMQILIIDWPQYVTSKHPNAQQLLTRDVTNVLQYFKRKFMLKITLKETLEYVTGKRKLTAF; from the coding sequence GTGCTTGAAGCCTTCGGAAAACCCTTAGGCGTAGGCAAAGAAGCAGACGTATACGACGCCCTAAACCCAGAAGGAGAAAAAATAGCCGTAAAATTTCACAGACTTGGAAGAATAAGTTTCCGCCAAACAACGCGGAAAAGAACCTACACAACTGAACACGCCAACTGGCTTTTCCAATCAAGACTCGCGGCAGAAAAAGAATTCCAAGCCTTAAAACTCGTTTTTTCTCATAAAGTGGCAGTTCCAGAACCGATAAGTCAAAACCGTCACGCCATAGCCATGGGAATGATTGAAGGAGCAGAACTTGCAGAATGGAAGGAAATTCCAGAACCAGAAAAGATATTGAAACGAATACTGCGTAACATTCGAAAAGCTTACTCGCAAGCCGGCGTAATCCACGCTGACCTAAGCGAATACAACATCATACTGAAGCCGAACATGCAAATACTCATAATTGACTGGCCACAATACGTCACAAGCAAACACCCAAACGCCCAACAACTACTAACCCGAGACGTAACGAACGTTCTGCAGTATTTCAAACGCAAATTCATGTTGAAAATCACGCTTAAAGAAACTCTGGAATACGTGACAGGAAAACGAAAACTAACCGCTTTCTAA